Proteins from one Thaumasiovibrio subtropicus genomic window:
- a CDS encoding PilZ domain-containing protein yields MGLDKNKSVFSRLTQDREREIRGTEAMPILSCGAEFVLHITNALGSRFRCETMYLGTDLESYILLAFPQELSATEKKLFFNEGFRVSVKTESQKGEGALIQFSTQIMDVIHEPMEIISLYMPQKASIRQLRTEPRYEVDLKAAVNCNNRPLLINIHDLSQHGCCFRLGILEGQFELNQTVEIEVPHKELDMVYTLTGFVRSISRRTSNFYIGVEFDEQGVQDAKKLLAKLIYNGSKLIFKQVSLTK; encoded by the coding sequence TTGGGCTTAGATAAAAATAAATCGGTGTTCTCACGATTAACTCAGGATAGGGAGCGAGAGATACGCGGCACAGAGGCGATGCCAATATTGTCTTGTGGTGCTGAATTTGTGTTGCATATTACCAACGCACTTGGCAGTCGATTCCGATGTGAAACCATGTACTTAGGGACAGATTTGGAAAGCTATATCTTGTTGGCCTTTCCGCAGGAGCTAAGTGCGACCGAGAAAAAGTTGTTCTTTAATGAAGGTTTCAGGGTAAGCGTTAAAACGGAATCGCAGAAAGGGGAAGGGGCGCTAATTCAGTTTTCGACCCAAATCATGGATGTAATCCATGAACCGATGGAAATCATCTCCCTTTACATGCCGCAAAAAGCCAGTATCCGTCAATTGCGTACGGAACCTAGATATGAGGTTGATCTGAAGGCTGCTGTTAACTGCAACAATCGCCCGCTTTTGATTAATATCCATGATTTATCACAGCATGGGTGCTGCTTTCGTTTAGGCATTTTGGAAGGCCAGTTTGAACTGAATCAAACGGTCGAAATTGAGGTGCCTCACAAGGAGCTTGATATGGTGTATACCTTGACGGGCTTTGTCCGCAGCATCAGCCGCAGAACATCCAATTTTTATATCGGTGTCGAGTTTGATGAACAAGGGGTTCAAGATGCTAAAAAGCTGCTGGCGAAACTGATTTACAACGGCTCTAAGTTGATCTTTAAACAGGTTTCGTTGACTAAATAA